In one window of Methanolobus mangrovi DNA:
- a CDS encoding adenylosuccinate synthase, with amino-acid sequence MFTIITGAQFGDEGKGKIVDLMSEGYDLVVRFQGGDNAGHTVKVGEDVYKLHLIPSGFLLDSRVLIGPGTVMNPEVLATEVDMLAEGGIKLDAKRVGVDAKTSIIMPYHIELDGLKESLRTEKIGTTKRGIGFAYIDKVARDEIRMADLVDKEKFLKRLEELAPSKEAAIKELGGDPSIVMDEALIDKYVKLGERFASYITDVSYEVNKALDEGKNVLAEGAQGTHLDVIHGTQKFVTSSCTIAGSACANIGVGPTRVDSVLAIVKAYITRVGEGPLPTELLDDVGQQIQQVGHEFGTTTGRSRRCGWFDLPLLKKAIYLNGYTSIALTKLDVLSNLDPVRVCVAYELDGKTLDYPPEDTSELARCKPVYEDLPGWDNDLTGVKEFDDLPQAAKDYVLYLEDKMGVSIEYISVGPARAQTFKK; translated from the coding sequence ATGTTTACAATCATCACAGGTGCGCAGTTTGGCGATGAAGGCAAAGGTAAGATAGTTGACCTCATGTCCGAGGGATATGATCTGGTTGTCCGTTTTCAGGGAGGCGACAATGCAGGACATACGGTCAAGGTAGGTGAAGATGTATACAAACTTCATCTAATTCCATCAGGTTTTCTCCTGGATTCAAGGGTTTTGATCGGTCCGGGTACGGTTATGAATCCTGAGGTACTTGCAACTGAGGTGGATATGCTTGCAGAGGGTGGCATAAAACTAGATGCAAAAAGAGTTGGTGTGGATGCAAAGACAAGTATCATAATGCCATATCACATCGAACTTGATGGTCTGAAAGAATCTCTAAGAACTGAAAAGATTGGGACAACAAAGCGTGGTATTGGATTCGCATATATAGACAAGGTTGCAAGGGATGAGATCCGCATGGCTGACCTTGTTGATAAGGAAAAATTCCTGAAGAGGCTTGAAGAGCTTGCACCATCCAAAGAGGCAGCAATAAAAGAGCTTGGTGGTGACCCTTCCATTGTAATGGATGAGGCACTAATAGATAAGTATGTAAAGCTCGGTGAACGATTTGCATCTTATATCACTGATGTATCATATGAAGTAAATAAGGCTCTTGATGAAGGGAAGAATGTTCTTGCAGAAGGCGCTCAGGGCACACATCTTGATGTGATACACGGAACCCAGAAATTTGTAACTTCTTCCTGTACTATTGCAGGTTCTGCCTGTGCAAATATTGGTGTCGGACCCACAAGGGTTGACAGTGTACTGGCTATAGTAAAAGCATATATTACTCGTGTTGGTGAAGGTCCGCTACCAACAGAACTTCTTGATGATGTGGGTCAGCAGATCCAGCAGGTTGGTCATGAATTCGGTACTACTACCGGCAGATCAAGGCGTTGTGGCTGGTTCGATCTTCCATTGCTTAAAAAAGCTATCTATCTTAATGGTTACACTTCTATTGCTCTTACAAAACTTGACGTTTTATCCAACCTTGATCCTGTCAGGGTATGTGTGGCATATGAGCTGGATGGAAAGACTCTGGATTATCCTCCGGAAGACACATCAGAGCTTGCAAGATGCAAACCGGTATATGAAGATCTTCCTGGATGGGACAATGATCTTACTGGTGTAAAGGAGTTTGATGACTTGCCACAGGCAGCAAAGGATTACGTCCTTTACCTTGAAGACAAGATGGGTGTGTCTATTGAGTATATCTCAGTGGGACCTGCAAGGGCACAAACGTTTAAAAAATAG
- a CDS encoding indolepyruvate ferredoxin oxidoreductase subunit alpha: MPAIVDKDVCTGCELCVNSCPVEAISMGDNDIAVVDANECVDCGDCVDICPVEAISLE; encoded by the coding sequence ATGCCAGCAATTGTCGATAAAGATGTATGTACAGGATGCGAATTATGTGTTAATTCCTGTCCGGTAGAAGCGATCTCAATGGGCGATAATGATATCGCAGTCGTTGATGCGAATGAATGTGTGGATTGTGGTGACTGTGTAGATATCTGCCCGGTTGAAGCAATTTCACTGGAATGA
- a CDS encoding aminotransferase-like domain-containing protein, with amino-acid sequence MTTIFADRMENTRKSFIREILKVTQQPEIISFAGGLPNPGLFPVEGIAAASEKVLSEEGTNALQYSTTEGYLPLREFIAQRYLEKSGLKIDPDEILITNGSQQSLDLIGKVFLNKGDRVIIESPGYLGAIQAFSLFEPEFSNVPLLDDGIDTDLLDRTLSEGRAKLFYTVPTFQNPSGITYSMQKRMDTAAMLDRHNVICVEDNAYGELRFAGEDLPTIRNYSDNTILLGSFSKIIAPGLRMGWICAKKEVMEKLLIAKQAADLHSNYLSQRIIYQYLLDNDIDEHILKIKAAYGARRDLMVNMMAEHFPGEIGYTKPEGGMFVWVTLPDGISSMDLFELAIKENVAFVPGTPFYTEDGLGENTLRLNFSNSDFEQIEEGINRLAVCLNKLNVNKQIAE; translated from the coding sequence ATGACTACTATATTTGCTGACAGAATGGAGAACACTCGCAAGTCCTTCATCAGGGAGATCCTGAAAGTTACCCAGCAGCCAGAGATTATATCCTTTGCCGGTGGACTGCCGAATCCAGGTCTTTTCCCGGTGGAAGGAATTGCAGCAGCTTCTGAAAAAGTTCTGTCAGAAGAGGGTACAAATGCCCTTCAATATAGTACTACTGAAGGATATCTGCCTTTGAGGGAGTTCATTGCTCAAAGATATCTGGAAAAGAGCGGGCTTAAGATAGATCCTGATGAGATTTTGATAACAAATGGTTCACAGCAGAGTTTAGACCTGATAGGCAAGGTCTTTTTGAACAAAGGGGATAGAGTCATAATTGAAAGCCCTGGCTACCTTGGAGCAATCCAGGCTTTTTCTCTCTTCGAACCGGAATTTAGTAATGTTCCTCTTCTTGACGATGGAATTGATACTGATTTGCTGGACCGGACTTTAAGTGAAGGTCGTGCAAAGCTTTTCTACACGGTTCCAACTTTCCAGAATCCATCTGGTATCACTTATTCAATGCAGAAGAGAATGGATACTGCTGCAATGCTCGATAGGCACAATGTAATCTGTGTTGAGGACAATGCATACGGTGAGCTTAGGTTTGCAGGTGAGGATCTGCCGACCATCAGGAATTATTCTGATAATACTATTCTTCTTGGTTCGTTCTCAAAAATAATTGCCCCGGGACTGCGGATGGGATGGATATGTGCCAAAAAGGAAGTAATGGAGAAGCTACTCATAGCTAAACAGGCAGCAGATCTGCATTCCAATTACCTTTCCCAGAGAATAATCTACCAGTACCTGCTGGATAATGATATCGATGAGCACATTCTGAAAATAAAGGCTGCATATGGGGCACGCCGTGATCTCATGGTAAATATGATGGCTGAACATTTCCCGGGGGAAATAGGGTACACAAAACCTGAAGGTGGGATGTTCGTCTGGGTTACACTGCCTGATGGGATTTCATCAATGGACCTGTTTGAACTGGCAATAAAAGAGAATGTAGCCTTTGTTCCGGGGACACCATTCTATACTGAAGACGGTTTAGGAGAAAACACCCTGAGATTGAATTTTTCTAATTCCGACTTTGAACAGATTGAAGAAGGTATCAACAGGCTGGCAGTATGCCTTAACAAGCTTAACGTGAATAAACAGATTGCAGAGTAA
- a CDS encoding diacylglycerol/polyprenol kinase family protein has product MFSSKLNSRRIVHYIYSIFTMIYTFIYLKIKLMAMASISFTNELMRKGIHLTSILIILVYAFFGKQETQTLLIVYLVLIMIIEHLRLDRGIKLPVFHILLRQKEKSGIGSHVYFTLGALVAVSVFSKNIAFAAILMTTFGDMSAALIGKRFGKIRIFGNGKSLEGCISEFIVDIFIVVLLIQNPFVSVFMAFVATYVETTFVKIDDNIAIPVFSGAFAELAFLLIPH; this is encoded by the coding sequence ATGTTTTCATCAAAGTTGAATTCAAGAAGAATTGTGCATTACATCTATTCAATTTTTACTATGATATACACATTTATATATCTAAAGATCAAATTAATGGCAATGGCTTCGATTTCCTTTACTAACGAGCTCATGAGAAAGGGCATACATTTAACCTCAATACTTATCATACTTGTCTATGCCTTTTTTGGAAAACAGGAAACACAGACGCTATTAATAGTCTATCTTGTGCTGATTATGATTATCGAACATCTGAGACTTGATAGAGGTATCAAACTTCCCGTATTCCATATTCTTCTACGCCAGAAAGAAAAATCAGGAATAGGTTCACATGTCTATTTTACTCTTGGTGCACTTGTTGCGGTTTCGGTGTTCAGTAAAAATATTGCTTTTGCAGCCATTCTCATGACAACTTTCGGAGATATGAGTGCAGCACTGATAGGAAAGAGATTTGGAAAGATTAGAATATTTGGAAACGGCAAAAGCTTAGAAGGCTGCATTTCAGAATTTATCGTAGACATTTTTATAGTGGTTCTTTTAATTCAAAACCCTTTTGTCTCTGTTTTTATGGCATTTGTTGCAACTTATGTAGAAACTACATTCGTGAAAATAGATGATAACATTGCAATCCCGGTATTTTCCGGTGCCTTTGCAGAACTTGCTTTTTTATTGATACCGCATTAA
- a CDS encoding cobalamin B12-binding domain-containing protein, whose translation MNPTKEEIIDRAKHAVMDLNESAVEMIAHEALEAGISPVDLIEQGFVEGMKAMGDLFEEGKSQLAQIFEASHIVESGINVLRPAIMGSKSNVCLFGNLVVGM comes from the coding sequence ATGAACCCAACAAAAGAAGAGATCATTGACAGGGCAAAGCACGCCGTAATGGATCTCAACGAAAGTGCAGTTGAAATGATAGCCCATGAAGCTCTGGAAGCAGGAATTAGCCCTGTTGACCTTATTGAACAGGGATTTGTAGAAGGCATGAAAGCCATGGGTGATCTTTTTGAAGAAGGCAAGTCACAACTTGCTCAAATATTTGAAGCTTCACACATTGTAGAATCAGGGATCAATGTGCTCAGACCTGCAATAATGGGTTCAAAAAGCAATGTATGCCTGTTTGGCAACCTTGTTGTAGGCATGTAA